In a genomic window of Demequina muriae:
- a CDS encoding class I SAM-dependent methyltransferase gives MTSSGDDVEIEWTDARAANLANWESRVPLHLGAYAIDELRADPARLSSVARTDVEAMAPFLPQGLSGLDLCHLQCHIGTDTVSLARAGARVTGVDFSPSALAAAAALAHELGIDATWVESDVLDARAAVQGDFDVVYTSIGTITWLHDLDRWAGQIAALLRPGGLFYIRDGHPAMYSLDENAEGLVTRYRYFADGRGQVWDDDSTYAGDGVVQSPRTYEYPHPLSEVVNAVIGAGLSIERLDEGDTLPWRFSDMMEETEGGECAYPAPLRERIPLTFTLVARRPSGAHSLRMRTDSTW, from the coding sequence ATGACCAGCTCGGGGGACGACGTCGAGATCGAGTGGACCGATGCGCGGGCAGCGAACCTCGCGAACTGGGAGTCCCGGGTGCCGCTCCACCTGGGGGCGTATGCGATCGATGAGCTGCGCGCCGACCCTGCGCGACTCAGCTCGGTCGCCCGCACCGATGTCGAGGCGATGGCACCGTTCCTTCCCCAGGGGCTCTCCGGGCTTGACCTCTGCCACCTGCAATGCCACATCGGGACGGACACCGTGTCCCTCGCCCGCGCAGGCGCACGCGTGACGGGCGTCGACTTCTCGCCGTCGGCGCTTGCTGCGGCGGCCGCGCTCGCACACGAGCTGGGCATCGACGCCACGTGGGTCGAGTCGGACGTGCTCGACGCCCGCGCGGCCGTCCAGGGCGATTTCGACGTGGTCTACACGAGCATCGGCACCATCACCTGGCTCCACGACCTGGACCGGTGGGCGGGCCAGATCGCCGCGCTGCTGCGCCCCGGCGGACTGTTCTACATCCGGGACGGCCACCCCGCGATGTACTCGCTCGACGAGAACGCCGAGGGTCTGGTCACCCGCTACCGATACTTCGCCGATGGGAGGGGACAGGTCTGGGACGACGACTCCACCTACGCGGGCGATGGCGTGGTGCAGAGCCCCCGCACGTATGAGTACCCGCACCCGCTGTCGGAGGTGGTGAACGCCGTGATCGGCGCGGGCCTGTCGATCGAGCGGCTGGACGAGGGCGACACGTTGCCCTGGCGGTTCAGCGACATGATGGAGGAGACCGAGGGCGGGGAGTGCGCGTATCCAGCGCCTCTGCGTGAGCGGATTCCGCTCACGTTCACGCTGGTCGCGCGGCGCCCGTCAGGCGCTCACAGCTTGCGCATGCGCACCGATTCGACCTGGTGA
- the rpsI gene encoding 30S ribosomal protein S9 yields the protein MTETVENDTPTEYTSESAPERGKGSSTIAPGAGLGRRKQAIARVRLVPGTGEWKINGRSLETYFPNKVHQQLVNDPFTLLDIDGKFDVHARITGGGPSGQAGALRLGVARALNEIDEDTNRAALKKAGFLTRDARVVERKKAGLKKARRAPQYSKR from the coding sequence GTGACTGAGACTGTCGAGAACGACACGCCCACCGAGTACACCTCCGAGTCCGCGCCCGAGCGCGGCAAGGGATCCTCGACCATCGCCCCCGGCGCTGGTCTGGGTCGTCGCAAGCAGGCCATCGCCCGCGTTCGCCTGGTGCCCGGCACCGGCGAGTGGAAGATCAACGGCCGCTCGCTCGAGACGTACTTCCCCAACAAGGTCCACCAGCAGCTCGTGAACGACCCGTTCACGCTGCTCGACATCGACGGCAAGTTCGATGTCCACGCCCGCATCACCGGCGGTGGCCCCTCGGGTCAGGCCGGCGCGCTGCGCCTCGGCGTGGCCCGTGCCCTGAACGAGATCGACGAGGACACCAACCGCGCCGCTCTCAAGAAGGCCGGCTTCCTCACCCGCGACGCCCGCGTGGTCGAGCGCAAGAAGGCGGGTCTCAAGAAGGCCCGTCGCGCTCCGCAGTACTCGAAGCGCTAA
- the rplQ gene encoding 50S ribosomal protein L17 — MPTPTKGARLGGGPAHERHILANLAQSLFEHGRITTTATKAKRLRPYAERLVTFAKRGDLASRRKVLGLLSDKSVVHTLFTEIGPGFAERDGGYTRITKVGTRKGDNAPMAVIELVEFGAPAKKAVKKEAEKATKKAAPQAKSGKAAKADAASTDAPASEPEVKPEEVEAENAEAPAEGADDSSATKADDK; from the coding sequence ATGCCTACCCCCACTAAGGGAGCGCGCCTCGGCGGCGGTCCTGCCCACGAGCGCCACATCCTGGCGAACCTGGCGCAGAGCCTCTTCGAGCACGGCCGCATCACGACCACCGCCACCAAGGCCAAGCGCCTGCGCCCGTACGCCGAGCGTCTCGTCACCTTCGCGAAGCGTGGCGACCTCGCCTCGCGCCGCAAGGTGCTCGGGCTGCTCTCGGACAAGAGCGTGGTCCACACGCTCTTCACCGAGATCGGCCCCGGCTTCGCCGAGCGCGACGGCGGCTACACCCGCATCACGAAGGTCGGCACCCGCAAGGGTGACAACGCGCCCATGGCTGTCATCGAGCTCGTCGAGTTCGGTGCACCTGCCAAGAAGGCCGTGAAGAAGGAAGCCGAGAAGGCGACCAAGAAGGCCGCTCCTCAGGCGAAGTCCGGCAAGGCCGCCAAGGCCGACGCCGCTTCGACGGACGCCCCCGCGTCCGAGCCCGAGGTCAAGCCCGAGGAGGTCGAGGCAGAGAACGCCGAGGCCCCCGCCGAGGGCGCTGACGATTCTTCTGCCACCAAGGCCGACGACAAGTAG
- the truA gene encoding tRNA pseudouridine(38-40) synthase TruA has protein sequence MTRLDSSEVVRVRLDLSYDGTDFLGWAVQPGLRTIQGDLESALARIVRDDDGGSVAVRTTVAGRTDAGVHARGQVAHVDVPVASWARMAGHSRRTLEQGMRHRLDGVTADDITVRRATVVPASFDARFSAMERRYAYRVCDEVSLRDPLTRRHVLWHDRALDVDALNEAAATLVGLRDFAPFCRPRHGATTVRDLTELSWERIPTGPDAGLVVATVRADAFCHSMVRSLVGALLDVGEGHRDLSWLARVAATGGRSGAVAVAPAHGLTLEEVTYPPDEQLAARALATRARRNP, from the coding sequence ATGACCAGGCTGGATTCCAGTGAGGTCGTGAGGGTCCGCCTCGACCTGTCTTACGACGGCACCGACTTCTTGGGCTGGGCCGTCCAGCCGGGACTGCGCACGATCCAAGGAGACCTGGAGAGCGCGCTGGCGCGCATCGTCCGAGACGACGATGGCGGCTCCGTCGCCGTGCGGACCACGGTCGCCGGACGCACCGACGCCGGGGTCCACGCGCGCGGTCAGGTCGCCCACGTCGACGTTCCCGTCGCGTCATGGGCGAGGATGGCGGGGCATTCGCGCCGCACCCTGGAGCAGGGCATGCGTCACCGGCTCGATGGCGTCACCGCGGACGACATCACGGTCCGTCGGGCCACCGTGGTGCCGGCGAGCTTCGACGCTCGCTTCTCCGCGATGGAGCGGCGGTACGCCTACCGCGTGTGCGACGAGGTCTCGCTCCGCGACCCGCTGACGCGCAGGCACGTCCTGTGGCACGACCGCGCTCTCGACGTCGACGCGCTCAACGAGGCCGCTGCGACGCTGGTGGGATTGCGGGACTTCGCCCCGTTCTGCCGCCCCCGTCACGGCGCGACGACGGTCCGGGACCTCACCGAGCTGTCCTGGGAACGCATCCCCACCGGACCCGACGCGGGACTGGTGGTGGCCACCGTGCGGGCCGATGCGTTCTGTCACTCGATGGTGCGCTCCCTGGTGGGAGCGCTGTTGGACGTGGGGGAGGGGCACCGCGACCTCTCATGGCTGGCACGAGTGGCGGCGACAGGCGGGCGGTCCGGGGCGGTCGCCGTGGCGCCGGCGCACGGCCTCACTCTCGAGGAGGTCACCTACCCGCCGGACGAGCAGCTGGCCGCTCGGGCGCTCGCCACGCGCGCCCGGCGCAACCCTTGA
- the glmS gene encoding glutamine--fructose-6-phosphate transaminase (isomerizing) — protein MCGIVGYVGSGEPDSRPERVIMGGLARLEYRGYDSAGIALVGNDPDRVAIAKRAGKLERLSTAIAEHPLPPSTAAIGHTRWATHGAPTDANAHPHLAAGGRLALIHNGIIENHHRLRDELMAQGVDFLSDTDTEVAAHLLATYVDQGLGLADAMRAVATRLEGAFTLLAVDVREPRTVVGARRNSPLVVGLGDGENFLGSDVVAFIEHTRTALELGQDEVVEITPTSVVVTDASGAVVEREPYHVDWDAAAAEKGGFATFMDKEIHDQPTAVADTLRGRVDENGRLRLDEGLIDEYVLKSIDKIIVVACGTASYAGLVARYAIEHWTRIPVEVDLAHEFRYRDPVVNIKTLVVAISQSGETMDTIMAVRHAQQQGATVIGIVNTQGSTIAREADAVLYTRAGPEIAVASTKAFLAQITASYLLGIFLAELRGNKFPDEIAALLSELDAMPAKIQRVLDTAEPIRVVARSMADEHTVLFLGRHVGFPVALEGALKLKELAYIHAEGFAAGELKHGPIALVEQDKPVFVIVPSPHGPESLHAKVLSNVQEVRARGARTLVIAVEGDEEAARHADEIFYVPDAPVLMTPLLSVIPLQIFAHELASAKGFDVDQPRNLAKSVTVE, from the coding sequence ATGTGCGGCATTGTGGGATACGTAGGCTCGGGAGAGCCTGACTCGCGCCCGGAGCGCGTCATCATGGGTGGGCTTGCCCGCCTCGAGTATCGCGGGTACGACTCCGCGGGCATCGCCCTCGTGGGCAACGATCCGGACCGGGTCGCGATCGCGAAGCGTGCGGGCAAGCTCGAGCGACTGTCGACGGCGATCGCTGAGCACCCGCTGCCGCCGTCGACCGCCGCCATCGGACACACCCGGTGGGCGACGCACGGCGCCCCCACCGACGCGAATGCGCACCCGCACCTCGCGGCCGGCGGCCGTCTCGCGCTGATCCACAACGGCATCATCGAGAACCACCACAGGCTCCGCGACGAGCTCATGGCGCAGGGCGTCGACTTCCTGTCGGACACCGACACCGAGGTCGCCGCGCACCTGCTCGCGACCTACGTCGACCAGGGGCTCGGCCTCGCCGACGCGATGCGCGCGGTCGCGACGCGGCTCGAGGGCGCCTTCACGCTGCTCGCGGTGGACGTGCGCGAGCCGCGCACCGTCGTCGGCGCTCGTCGCAACTCTCCGCTGGTCGTCGGTCTCGGCGACGGCGAGAACTTCCTGGGCTCGGACGTCGTGGCTTTCATCGAGCACACCCGCACCGCCCTGGAGCTCGGGCAGGACGAGGTCGTGGAGATCACGCCCACCTCCGTCGTGGTCACCGATGCTTCCGGTGCAGTCGTGGAGCGCGAGCCGTATCACGTGGACTGGGACGCCGCCGCTGCCGAGAAGGGCGGCTTCGCGACGTTCATGGACAAGGAGATCCACGACCAGCCCACGGCGGTCGCGGACACGCTTCGTGGACGCGTGGACGAGAACGGTCGACTGCGCCTCGACGAGGGGCTCATCGACGAGTACGTGCTCAAGTCCATCGACAAGATCATCGTGGTCGCGTGCGGGACCGCGAGCTATGCGGGACTGGTCGCGCGCTACGCGATCGAGCACTGGACGCGCATTCCCGTCGAGGTCGACCTGGCGCACGAGTTCCGCTACCGCGATCCGGTGGTGAACATCAAGACCCTCGTCGTGGCGATCAGCCAGTCCGGCGAGACCATGGACACCATCATGGCCGTGCGGCACGCGCAGCAGCAGGGTGCGACGGTGATCGGCATCGTCAACACGCAGGGCTCGACGATCGCGCGCGAGGCAGACGCGGTGCTTTACACCCGCGCCGGTCCCGAGATCGCTGTCGCCTCGACCAAGGCGTTCCTCGCGCAGATCACCGCGTCGTACCTGCTCGGCATCTTCCTCGCCGAGCTCCGCGGCAACAAGTTCCCCGACGAGATCGCGGCGCTTCTCTCCGAGCTCGACGCGATGCCCGCCAAGATCCAGCGAGTGCTCGACACCGCGGAGCCCATCCGGGTGGTCGCGCGCTCCATGGCGGACGAGCACACCGTGCTGTTCCTGGGTCGCCATGTGGGCTTCCCGGTCGCGCTCGAGGGTGCGCTCAAGCTCAAGGAGCTGGCATACATCCACGCCGAGGGCTTCGCCGCCGGTGAGCTCAAGCACGGCCCCATCGCGCTCGTCGAGCAGGACAAGCCGGTGTTCGTGATCGTTCCGAGCCCGCACGGTCCTGAGTCGCTCCATGCCAAGGTGCTGTCCAACGTGCAGGAGGTGCGAGCGCGCGGCGCCCGCACGCTCGTGATCGCCGTCGAGGGTGATGAGGAGGCCGCGAGGCACGCGGACGAGATCTTCTACGTGCCCGACGCACCGGTGCTGATGACTCCGCTGCTGAGCGTGATCCCGCTGCAGATCTTCGCCCACGAGCTCGCGTCCGCGAAGGGCTTCGACGTGGATCAGCCGCGGAACCTCGCCAAGTCGGTGACGGTCGAGTAG
- the coaA gene encoding type I pantothenate kinase, translating to MGLNGRVNERSAEDVASPFVTFSRPEWSALADTTPLPLTEEDIARVRGLGDPIDLAEVDTIYRPLSRLLNLYSGATGELHAATSAFLGERASRTPFVIGIAGSVAVGKSTTARVLRELMGRWPETPRVSLVTTDGFLYPNAVLRKRGILDRKGFPESYDRRALRQFIADVKSGLPEVHAPVYSHLTYDIVPGERIAVRQPDVLIVEGLNVLQPATPRDLDDTALAVSDYFDVSIYVDAQPHNVRRWYIDRFLQLRATAFTKPESYFHSYSSLSDEEATARAGEIWDAINAPNLARNIAPTRSRATIILAKGEDHQVESVRMRKL from the coding sequence ATGGGGTTGAATGGTCGAGTGAACGAACGATCAGCCGAGGACGTCGCCAGTCCTTTCGTCACCTTCTCCCGTCCCGAGTGGTCCGCGTTGGCCGACACCACGCCGCTGCCACTGACGGAAGAGGACATCGCCCGCGTGCGCGGTCTCGGCGATCCCATCGATCTCGCCGAGGTCGACACCATCTACCGGCCGCTGTCGAGGCTCCTGAACCTGTACTCCGGCGCGACTGGCGAGCTCCATGCCGCGACGAGCGCGTTCCTGGGCGAACGCGCGTCCCGCACTCCGTTCGTCATCGGCATCGCCGGCTCCGTCGCCGTGGGGAAGTCGACGACGGCACGGGTGCTGCGCGAGCTGATGGGGCGCTGGCCCGAGACCCCGCGCGTCTCGCTCGTCACGACCGACGGGTTCCTCTACCCCAACGCGGTGCTGCGCAAGCGCGGGATCCTCGACCGCAAGGGGTTCCCCGAGTCCTACGACCGGCGTGCGCTGCGCCAGTTCATCGCGGACGTGAAGTCGGGGCTGCCCGAGGTCCATGCGCCCGTCTACTCGCACCTCACCTACGACATCGTGCCGGGAGAACGCATCGCCGTGCGCCAGCCCGACGTCCTCATCGTCGAGGGCCTCAACGTCCTGCAGCCGGCGACCCCGCGCGACCTCGACGACACGGCGCTGGCCGTCTCCGACTACTTCGACGTGTCGATCTACGTCGACGCCCAGCCGCACAACGTGCGGCGCTGGTACATCGACCGGTTCCTCCAGCTGCGCGCGACGGCGTTCACCAAGCCCGAGTCCTACTTCCACTCCTATTCATCGCTCAGCGACGAGGAGGCGACGGCCCGCGCGGGCGAGATCTGGGACGCGATCAACGCCCCCAACCTGGCGCGCAACATCGCCCCCACGCGATCGCGAGCGACGATCATCCTCGCGAAGGGCGAGGATCACCAGGTCGAATCGGTGCGCATGCGCAAGCTGTGA
- a CDS encoding DedA family protein, giving the protein MDDASFVDWFLHFSSIVEEFVLELSESLWIYPGVLVLSFIDGFFPVVPSESVIIATATASLQTGSPILVLIFLCGAVGAWGGDQVAYLIGSRADVRRWRIFKRDRWRRGLDWAETQLEKRGPTFIIAARFVPMGRVLVNLSAGALRYPHRRFMGVDAIAVTIWAAWSIALGSAAGAIFPDDNLLLSIVVGVAAGVVLGLFVDKVLSWFGLSTPELPDLAGDIEESLTDEERERAEHAAAEREARHEHRIERRAEWREQHSGHRAGHGDDHVGDVRGDDVAGTPVAPDESDVSEGTGDTRR; this is encoded by the coding sequence GTGGATGACGCCTCCTTTGTCGACTGGTTCCTGCACTTCTCCTCGATAGTCGAGGAGTTCGTGCTGGAGCTCAGCGAGTCCCTGTGGATCTACCCGGGGGTGCTGGTGCTGTCGTTCATCGACGGCTTCTTCCCGGTGGTGCCCAGCGAGTCCGTGATCATCGCGACGGCCACGGCATCGCTCCAGACGGGCAGCCCGATCCTGGTGCTGATCTTCCTGTGCGGCGCCGTCGGAGCATGGGGCGGCGACCAGGTGGCGTACCTCATCGGCTCCCGCGCGGATGTGCGGCGATGGCGGATCTTCAAGCGCGACCGCTGGCGTCGCGGACTCGACTGGGCGGAGACGCAGCTGGAGAAGCGCGGCCCCACATTCATCATCGCCGCCAGGTTCGTCCCCATGGGCCGCGTGCTGGTGAACCTGTCCGCGGGCGCCCTGCGCTACCCCCACCGGCGCTTCATGGGGGTCGACGCGATCGCGGTCACGATCTGGGCCGCCTGGAGCATCGCGCTCGGCTCCGCCGCCGGAGCGATCTTCCCCGATGACAATCTGCTGCTGTCGATCGTGGTGGGCGTCGCCGCCGGCGTGGTGCTCGGGCTCTTCGTGGACAAGGTGCTGTCGTGGTTCGGCCTGAGCACGCCTGAGCTCCCCGACCTCGCGGGCGACATCGAGGAGTCGCTGACCGACGAGGAGCGCGAGCGCGCTGAGCACGCCGCAGCCGAGCGGGAGGCGCGTCACGAGCATCGCATCGAGCGCCGCGCCGAGTGGCGCGAGCAGCACTCGGGTCACCGTGCCGGCCACGGCGACGACCACGTAGGGGACGTGCGCGGCGACGACGTCGCGGGCACGCCCGTCGCTCCCGACGAGAGCGACGTCTCGGAGGGCACCGGAGACACACGGCGATGA
- a CDS encoding DNA-directed RNA polymerase subunit alpha: MLIAQRPTLTEKVISDNRSQFSLKPLEPGFGYTLGNSLRRTLLSSIPGAAITSVRFEGVLHEFTTIEGVKEDVTEIMLNLKNLVVSSEHDEPVVMYLRKSGAGAVTAADIAPPAGVEVHNPDLHIATLNSKAKFEVELTVERGRGYVPSSMNKSYDAEIGQIPVDSIYSPVLKVTYKVEATRVAQRTDFDELIIDVETKSSISARDALASAGSTLVELFSLAKGLNEAAEGIEIGPSDTDESLEEDYNQPIEELNLTQRSYNCLKREGIHTVGELTARSEADLMDIRNFGQKSITEVKEKLAELGFSLKDGGTEYDGSSAGVYFSGSEE; encoded by the coding sequence GTGCTCATTGCACAGCGTCCCACCCTGACCGAGAAGGTCATCTCGGACAACCGTTCGCAGTTCTCCCTCAAGCCGCTCGAGCCTGGCTTCGGCTACACGCTCGGCAACTCGCTCCGCCGCACCCTGCTGTCGTCGATCCCTGGCGCGGCCATCACGTCGGTGCGCTTCGAGGGCGTCCTCCACGAGTTCACGACCATCGAGGGCGTGAAGGAGGACGTGACCGAGATCATGCTGAACCTCAAGAACCTGGTCGTCTCCTCCGAGCACGACGAGCCCGTCGTGATGTACCTCCGCAAGTCCGGCGCTGGCGCCGTGACCGCGGCGGACATCGCACCGCCGGCAGGTGTGGAGGTCCACAACCCGGACCTGCACATCGCGACGCTGAACTCGAAGGCGAAGTTCGAGGTCGAGCTCACGGTGGAGCGCGGTCGCGGCTACGTTCCCTCGTCGATGAACAAGAGCTATGACGCCGAGATCGGCCAGATCCCGGTCGACTCGATCTACTCGCCAGTGCTCAAGGTCACCTACAAGGTCGAGGCCACTCGTGTGGCCCAGCGCACCGACTTCGACGAGCTGATCATCGACGTCGAGACCAAGTCGTCGATCTCTGCTCGTGACGCGCTCGCGTCGGCAGGGTCGACCCTGGTCGAGCTGTTCTCGCTCGCGAAGGGCCTCAACGAGGCCGCCGAGGGCATCGAGATCGGCCCGTCGGACACCGACGAGTCGCTCGAGGAGGACTACAACCAGCCCATCGAGGAGCTGAACCTCACGCAGCGGTCGTACAACTGCCTCAAGCGCGAGGGCATCCACACCGTGGGCGAGCTCACCGCCCGCTCGGAAGCGGACCTGATGGACATCCGCAACTTCGGGCAGAAGTCGATCACCGAGGTCAAGGAGAAGCTCGCCGAGCTGGGCTTCTCCCTCAAGGACGGCGGCACCGAGTACGACGGCTCCTCAGCGGGCGTGTACTTCTCGGGCAGCGAAGAGTAA
- the glmM gene encoding phosphoglucosamine mutase, which yields MARLFGTDGVRGLANRDITAELAVDLAVAAAFVLAERGEFAGHRPRAVLGRDTRVSGQFLSSAVAAGLASAGVDVLDVGVLPTPGVAYLTASTDADIGVVISASHNPMPDNGIKFFSRGGHKLDDAVEVAIEDRLGADWDRPTGAAVGTISPAPGLAEDYVQHVVSAARSFAGTDTPLAGLSIVVDAAHGAASIVGPRALVAAGADVHVMHAEPNGHNINDGVGSTHLDGLSETVVARGADLGVAYDGDADRCLAVDHTGAVVNGDAIMGLLALSMQRSGALYHDTLVATLMSNLGLHRAMQAAGIAIVESGVGDRYVLEAMRDGGFSLGGEQSGHIIVADYATTGDGVLTSLLVGAQVAAGDSLRDQCASIATLPQVLINVAGADRTRVYSDEVVQEAVAAARSALGDSGRVLLRPSGTESLVRVMVEATTAEDAQRHADALADVVRARLTL from the coding sequence ATGGCGCGACTGTTCGGCACGGACGGGGTCCGTGGCCTGGCGAACCGTGATATCACGGCAGAGTTGGCCGTGGACCTCGCCGTGGCCGCAGCCTTCGTTCTCGCCGAACGAGGCGAGTTCGCGGGCCACCGGCCCCGTGCGGTGCTGGGCCGGGACACTCGCGTGTCCGGTCAGTTCCTGTCCTCGGCCGTGGCCGCGGGCCTGGCGTCCGCCGGCGTCGACGTGCTCGACGTGGGGGTCCTCCCCACGCCGGGCGTCGCCTACCTGACCGCGTCGACCGATGCGGACATCGGCGTCGTCATCTCCGCGTCGCACAACCCGATGCCGGACAACGGCATCAAGTTCTTCTCCCGTGGCGGCCACAAGCTGGACGATGCGGTCGAGGTCGCGATCGAGGACCGACTCGGCGCCGACTGGGATCGCCCCACGGGCGCCGCCGTCGGAACGATCTCTCCGGCCCCCGGCCTTGCCGAGGACTATGTGCAGCACGTGGTGTCCGCCGCGCGCTCGTTCGCCGGCACCGACACGCCGCTCGCCGGACTGTCGATCGTTGTCGACGCCGCGCACGGCGCCGCCAGCATCGTGGGTCCCCGTGCGCTCGTGGCCGCAGGCGCCGACGTGCACGTGATGCACGCGGAGCCGAACGGCCACAACATCAACGACGGCGTGGGCTCGACCCACCTCGACGGGCTGAGCGAGACGGTCGTCGCACGCGGCGCCGATCTGGGCGTCGCCTACGACGGGGATGCGGACCGCTGCCTCGCGGTCGATCACACCGGCGCCGTGGTCAACGGCGATGCGATCATGGGCCTGCTCGCACTGTCGATGCAGCGCTCGGGAGCGCTCTACCACGACACCTTGGTCGCCACGCTGATGTCGAACCTGGGACTCCACCGCGCCATGCAGGCCGCCGGCATCGCCATCGTCGAGTCCGGAGTGGGCGACCGCTACGTGCTCGAGGCGATGCGTGACGGCGGGTTCTCGCTCGGCGGCGAGCAGTCCGGTCACATCATCGTCGCCGACTACGCGACGACCGGTGACGGCGTCCTGACCTCGCTCCTGGTGGGGGCACAGGTGGCCGCCGGCGATTCGCTGCGCGACCAGTGCGCGAGCATCGCGACACTTCCGCAGGTGCTCATCAATGTTGCCGGCGCCGACCGCACGCGCGTCTACAGCGACGAGGTCGTCCAGGAGGCCGTAGCCGCCGCCCGCAGCGCGCTCGGCGACTCCGGCCGGGTGCTGCTCCGCCCCTCCGGCACCGAGAGCCTGGTGCGCGTGATGGTCGAGGCGACCACCGCCGAGGACGCCCAGCGGCACGCCGATGCGCTCGCCGATGTGGTGCGCGCCCGCCTCACGCTCTAG
- a CDS encoding holo-ACP synthase, producing the protein MPVLGLGIDVVAIERFEQAIERSPGFLERVFTPAERELGKHSLAARWAAKEALAKALGAPAGLNWQDAEVRRGDGGRPSLEVRGTVAARAAALGIARFHLSLSHDAGIASAVVIAEGDA; encoded by the coding sequence ATGCCGGTGCTGGGGCTGGGGATCGACGTGGTTGCGATCGAGAGGTTCGAGCAGGCGATCGAGAGGTCGCCCGGGTTCCTCGAGCGCGTCTTCACCCCCGCCGAGCGCGAGCTCGGCAAGCACAGCCTCGCCGCCCGCTGGGCAGCCAAGGAGGCGCTCGCGAAGGCGCTCGGTGCGCCCGCCGGTCTCAACTGGCAGGATGCCGAGGTCAGACGCGGGGACGGCGGCCGGCCCTCGCTCGAGGTGCGGGGCACCGTCGCGGCTCGCGCGGCCGCACTGGGGATCGCCCGGTTCCATCTCTCGCTCTCCCACGACGCGGGCATCGCGTCGGCAGTCGTGATCGCGGAGGGGGACGCATGA
- the rpsK gene encoding 30S ribosomal protein S11: MAAPTRKPRKKIKKTVAHGQAHIKSTFNNTIISITDPSGAVVSWSSSGQVGFKGSRKSTPYAAQMAAEAAARRAQDAGMSKVDVFVKGPGSGRDTAIRSLTAAGLEVTSIKDVTPQAHNGCRPPKRRRN, from the coding sequence ATGGCAGCACCTACCCGCAAGCCGCGCAAGAAGATCAAGAAGACCGTCGCGCACGGCCAGGCGCACATCAAGTCCACCTTCAACAACACGATCATCTCGATCACGGACCCCTCGGGTGCCGTGGTGTCGTGGTCGTCGTCTGGTCAGGTGGGCTTCAAGGGCTCTCGCAAGTCGACTCCCTACGCCGCGCAGATGGCCGCCGAGGCAGCCGCACGCCGCGCGCAGGACGCCGGCATGAGCAAGGTCGACGTGTTCGTCAAGGGACCGGGCTCGGGTCGCGACACCGCGATTCGTTCGCTCACCGCAGCTGGCCTCGAGGTGACGTCCATCAAGGACGTGACCCCGCAGGCGCACAACGGCTGCCGCCCGCCCAAGCGTCGCCGCAACTAG
- the rplM gene encoding 50S ribosomal protein L13 — translation MRTYSPKPGDVTNDWYVIDAADVVLGRLASQAASLIRGKHKATFAPHVDGGDFVIVINAEKVSLSGTKATDKMVYRHSGFPGGLSAVPIGELLEKNPQRVIENAVRGMLPHTKLGRAQLSKLKVYAGPEHPHAAQQPQAFEISQVAQ, via the coding sequence GTGCGTACGTATTCTCCCAAGCCGGGTGACGTGACCAACGACTGGTACGTCATCGATGCTGCTGACGTGGTTCTCGGTCGTCTGGCCTCTCAGGCCGCTTCGCTGATCCGCGGCAAGCACAAGGCGACCTTTGCCCCCCACGTCGACGGCGGCGACTTCGTCATCGTCATCAACGCCGAGAAGGTGTCCCTGTCGGGGACCAAGGCGACCGACAAGATGGTCTACCGTCACTCGGGCTTCCCGGGCGGCCTCTCGGCCGTGCCGATCGGCGAGCTCCTCGAGAAGAACCCTCAGCGGGTCATCGAGAACGCGGTGCGAGGCATGCTGCCCCACACCAAGCTCGGCCGTGCCCAGCTGTCCAAGCTCAAGGTCTATGCAGGCCCCGAGCACCCCCACGCCGCGCAGCAGCCGCAGGCGTTCGAGATCTCGCAGGTGGCGCAGTAG